The Lonchura striata isolate bLonStr1 chromosome 16, bLonStr1.mat, whole genome shotgun sequence genome contains the following window.
ACACCCAAACTTCCACACTAAAGCTGAGGTGAGATTCCCTGGGGGAAGAGGCATCTGGGTAGATGAGTAATGCAGGTGACACCGGGCAGATGAAAGCTCCCAGCAACCTGCTCTGGAGCAGTGCTCAGAAGAGGAGCTTGTTTCCTGCTGAGAAACCACCTAGTGCTGTTTGGGTttgaggagggagggagggagggagggacagactttttttcctgctgactCACTCCCATCTTCCTCCAGCACGGGGTGGGAGAGATGATTCGTGGTGGCTCATCTTAGTCACAGTGGTCTCCACCTGTGGTGTTCAGCTGTGCTCATAAATTGATAAATAACTCACTCCTTGCTGCCTCTGTCCAACCTGTAGTATCTGATACTCAAGGCCGTGTTGAGCAATACTTGCACTACCACCTGTCTGACCTGCTTCACCTCTCTGCCACAAAGCAGCCCTGACTGGGGAGGATGCCCTGGGAGCTTGGCTGGAGCATCACCCCATTCCCAACGGGAGCTCTGGGATTATctgcagtgggagctgtggAGAAACACGCCCTGGAGTGCTTGTCCTCCTCTCAGCAGTGTAACCTCTGAACTTGGACTGGAAAAGGGGGAGTTGACACCGGGCTGTGGCGCCTCAGTGCATTTGGAGCCCTCTGCTTGTCTGCTTGTGGTGGCAGCTGGTGTTTGGGAGCTGagttcctctttcctctgtaatttctctgtctctgtttttctgctgctgtaCAGTACAGATCCCTGTATTGGCACTTTAGGACTTCCCTCCATCTCTGGTGTGGTTCCTCACCAGTTCCTGATATTCACAGACTAACAACAAGCCACAACCTTTGCACTGATAGCTCCCACCATTTATTCTGGCACGTGTGTCATCATCCTCTTGCCTGAGCCATCCCTCCACGAGGAGCAGGGCGGGTTCctggcagtggcagtgccaTCCTCCCCAGCCTTTCAGCTGCCAGGGCCAGCGGTGCCCTGCATGGCTGTCCCCTGCTTCCGTgagtgctgccagcccagcatgTCCCCACTCCCGCACGGCCACGCTGGCTCCCCCCTGGCTgccagggagaggaggagaggagctgACCGAGAattcagcagagcaggagcctcCCCCGGCCGGGAGGGAGGGCTCCCGTTTCCCACTCCTGCTCCTCCCGGTtgccagcccctgctctgctctccacCCACCCACCGCTTCCAGCTCCCACCCCAGGAGGCTCAGCCATAGCTGTAGGTTGATCTTAACCctacaaagctttcatttctcagagAAACAGTGCTCAGATTTCCTTTCATCCGATAGCAATCACTtctgagcagctccacagctgccttgcctcggcagggaggagctgcctATACTCTAGCAATATTCACCGTGGTGGGAGGGTGGGAGAGGCACTTCAGGGGTGGGAGCTGATGGCTCTGTGCCCCCAGACCAGTTCTTTGGCTTTTATTGTGTGTGAGGGTCCTGAGCCCCCTGGTCTGGTGGTGGGGACCAGCCCACACTGCAGATTCCAGGAGCTGGGCACCCAGGGCTTGTAGCAGCACAGTGAGGAGGCTCCTGTGACAGGGTCTAAGGGAATTTAGGGagctgcccaggctgcaggaggagaacaCCTGCCCCAGAGCACAATGTCAGAGCACCAAACTGCACCCCGATGTTGGAGGGGTCACAAACCCCCGCCCACTGCTCCCCGAGACGGATTTAACTGGAAGGCAGAAGCAGGGTACCCGGTCCCGCCGGCGGCACGGCTGCTGGCacggggatggggctgggctcagagctgcCTCTGAAGGCTGCCAGGAGGCTGTGATGAATTCTcatcttattttaaaagcactgtATCCTATTCCTGCATGTTGAGTTCCGTGTGTGTGCCTGTGCGTGCCGAATGCTTGCGTCAAGTAGTTAGGGCGAGTGTGACCGGGAGAAATCCAAGAAGCATGTCTTAGTGTCGTGCTGTAAGTGTTACTGCACAAGAGTTTAACAGATGTTAACACCAAATGACTAGTCTGAGaaatgtacttttaaaaaaaaaaatatttatttgggttcagatatttttgaaatacaaaaaaaaaagaaaaaaaaattggtcgTATTTTTTAAAGCTTATAATTCTTGTCATACGTCGTGgttaaattcttaattttattgTGCTGATTAAAAAATGGTTCAACCTAAGCTGTGTGCCAAAGGGTCAGAGAAAATACTGGAGGATCTAGTTAGAATAGGATAGTGATCCCAGGAGGAATGTTCAGGACAAGGCTTGGCCTTGTTGTAGCCTGTGGAGGTGTCAAGGCACATAGGATGAAGGGGAATCCTGGAGGCTGAAACCAGGGGGACTTTTAGTGGCTGTGAGGTTCCTTGTGCAGCTGGAGCCCCTGTCCCTcacactgccatgggcagggtgtCCAGGGAATGTGGACAGCCCAGCCTAAATCTCAtctgctgctccacagccagcaggagctggatggCACCTGGCCATGAGGTGAGGCTGTCCTGGTGCTCAGTCCCAGTGGTGACACAGTGGTGAAGGGCTGGTGTCCCTACAGGGGTTGTACTCTTGTACTCATGggctccctgtgccccacatgggaggggaaaggggagtAAGAGCccaaggaggagctgctgctgcagttctaCAGGGAAGTGCTGGGAGAAGGCACTGGGGTGTTGGTCTCAGCCTGGGGATTGTGGGTGTGCCACGATCCTGGGTACTCCTGTTGCTCTGGGAGCAGGCATGGCTGTGTCCCCTTACAGGACGGGCAGCCCCGGGAGTGGGAACGTGCCTGCGAAGGCTTCCACCTCTTCCTTCAGTGCCTTCAGCTCCTCACGGTATTTTGGGTCCTCCAATTTGTCCTTGAATTCCTTCAGCGTGGCCTTGGGGCTCATGTCCTTCTGCACACGCAGAGCCAGCTCGATCCCTGCCAGGATGGGAGATGTCTTGGTCAGCCCTCCcatggctctgctgctccttgggacacagccctgctccctccctccttcccatctcAGGGACTTGCTGCCCAGGGAAACAACTTGGAACTCCTGAGAACAACTGGGAGAAaactgtgacagggacaggcttTCAGCCCACTGCTGTGCAGTGGGGAGAGTGTGGCCGGTCCCAGCTGTGGCCAGATGCCCTCCCCCACATCCAGATGTGGAGGTAGGATGATTATTCCTCACTGGTGGGTGTGCTGCCTCGCCAGCTGTGCCAATGGCTCCAGCGTGACTCGGCTGGTGCCTCCTCAccctggggagctgctctgttccaggctggtgctggagctgagcctGGCTCACCTCTGTGGATGTACCGGGCCACCTTGCGGAAATCGTCCTGCCGGAAGCCGCGCGAGGTGAGAGCCGGCGTGCCGAAGCGGAGGCCGCTGGGCCGCAGGGCACTGACATCACCTGCAGCACAAGGACACGTCACCAAACCTGGCACCCAAACCACCGCCCGTGGGactccagcctggctcctggagcgcaccaggagctggcagagcttgTGGCATCTCTCACCAGGACACGTGTTCTTGTTGCAGGCGAtggagcagagctccagcacccGCTCGGCCCGGCCGCCGTCTGTGCCTTTGCTGCGCAGGTCCACGAGGATCAGGTGATTGTCAGAGCCCCCTGCAaagagaggggtttggtgggattggGGAattgctgctccagcaggaaacTTCACCAAAAGAAGACTTGAGATTTAACAAGGAGTGAGGAATTCGTCACAGAGCCCTGACCACGGTGTCCTTGAAGAGCTGCCCTGGTCAGACCCCAGGGTCAGCCCCATCCCACTGCTGAGACGTGTCCTCACCTGTGACGATGTCGTAGCCCATCTCCATCAGTGCTGATGAGAGTGCCTTGCAGTTGGCCACCACCTGCTGCTGGTAAGCCTTGAACTCAGGTGTCATGGCCTGATGCAGCGCCACGGCGATTCCTGGGGATAGAGGCAGGCCAGGctcagattttggggttcccaccAGCAATGGCACTGCCAGCAGAAGCCATACTGGAGCTGAACAAACTAATGGACTGATCCTTCCTTTCCCCTCACCAGGCTGGTGGCATTTCTTGAGCCAAAAGACAGGATAGAACATTTGGTCACTCCTTGGGCAATGCTGGATCAACCAGCTGCCTTTTGCCACAGGGTCCCCAGGCTGTGAGCCCTGTAGGGCAGCTGGAGCCTcccgtgctgctgctgaggggtcAGAGCCCTGCCAAGACACCTTTGCCAACTCCCTGTGCCAtgctggagctggcagccagcctggctgcataCCTGCAATGGCGTGGTTGTGTGggcctccctgcagccccgggaaCACCGCCTGGTTGATGAGGCTCTCCAGGTTGTAGAGGGTCTCCTTGCCTGTCTTGGGGTCCACGCTGCGGGTGCCTGCGAGACAGTGAGGACACGGTGACAAGGTAGCACAGCCACCCTTCCACGAGCTGCTTTCACCCCCTGGCTGCTCACAGCAGCCACAGTGGTTGTTCCTCTTCAAATCTGAGCCAGGCTCAGCCCAGGGAAGCTCCCCAGACACTCCCAGGATCTTCCtgccctccttccttcccagccagagcagggaggagcgTTAACTTGCAGCGTTCCTCCCGGCAGCCCAGGCAGGTGGGGCACCTTTGCGGTAGAAGATCATGCCGGCCCTGCAGCCCCGCAGGGTCTTGTGGGTGGTGGTGGAGACGATGTCGCAGTGGTCGAAGGGCGAGGGCACCACGCCGGCGGCCACCAGCCCGCTGATGTGGGCCATGTCGGCCATGAGGTAGGCGCCGTTGTCGTCGGCGATCTTCCGCATGCGGGCGTAGTCCAGGTTCCGCGAGTAGCAGCtgacacctgcagggacaggcggtgaggaggggacaggagcagaCGTGCAGGACCCCGGGACAGCCCCCCAGCACCAGCCTGCAGTGTGGAcagcccagctggggacagtACACGAGCTCCTGCCAGCGCGGTTGTGTCCATCCACGAGCTTacaggggtgctgctggcttCAGGGAGGCACCCCCACCCCGGCTGTGCCACAGGTACAGGTGAGATCCTCACCTGCTATGATCAGCTTGGGGTGGAAGAGCCGGGCATTCTCCTCCAGCTTGTCATAGTCGATGTAACCGGTCTTGGGGTTGACctgggagaggaagaggagggttCAGCCACCTCGCTGTGGTGAATATCAGCTGCAGTGCTGTCCTGCAGGAGAGGGTGCTGGTAGCCTGATGCTGGTACTTTTAAACTTAAGAGGTGCCAACACTTATGATAACTGCaccctggctgtggctggagcagctccccaCCTTGTAGGGCATGGACTCGAAGAACAGAGAGGTGGCAGAGATCTTCTTCTTGTCCGTCATGAAGCCGTGGGTGAGGTGGCCACCGTCGGGCAGGTCCAGCCCCATGATCCTGCCGTGGGGCTCCACCAGGGCCGTGTACACGGCAAAGTTTGCGGGTGACCCTGCAGCGAGAGCGCACCGGGCTGGTTATGAATGCTGGGGCACACAGGGGCCTGGGCAAAGTGTCCTGGCTCTCCTGAGCACCCCAATACCTGAGTAGGGCTGGACATTGACTCCCCACTTCTGGGGGTCGAGCTGGTAAGCCTGCAGGGCTCGCTTCTGGCACAGCCTTTCCAGCTGGTCCACAAACTCCGTCCCACCGTAGTACCTGCAGTAAAGGACAGGGCAAGGGTAAAACCAAACTCATTCCTCAGAACGCAGGGCTGTGACCAAGCTGGGGAGAAACTGGGGTGTGATGCCCCttttgtgcagccacagcagacaTGACCCTGCTGGGACTGTCCCATGTATGGCCAAGGACAGAGGCTGAGAAGGTCTACAagagcctggctgctggcatAAGGACACTGCTTCCTTCCCTGAGGCAGGATGGGGgtttctctccctccctgcaAGGGTTTGGGTTGGTGGGCCTTAGCCCCAGCTCCATACCTCTGTCCTGCGTAACCCTCCGAGTATTTGTTGTTCATGCAGGATCCCAGGGCCTCCAGGACTGCTCGGCTTGCGAAGTTCTCCGATGCAATTAACTCCAGCCCCATCCTCTGCCGCTGCTTCTCCTTCTTGATGATGCTGTGCACCTTTGGGAGAGGAGAGAAATGGCTACAGCCATGCTGGCTCTGCATGGAGATGTGGATGCTCCACCACAGAGACCAGGCTTGGAGAGAGGCCTGGAAAGGTGCTGGAGAACAGATGTGATCCCTTCTTTGTGCAGCTGATCCCAACCAGTCACAGAGAGGGCACAGAGGATGGATGGgttccagcagctcagccttgGACCCTGCCACGTCCTTGGCTTGACAAGGTCAGcatccccagggctggctgggggatGAATGAAGCAGCTGGGGGAGCCAGGAAGGAGCTCTCACCTCTGGGTCGTTGGTGTCCAGCGGCTCCATCACCATCTTGTTATGGGAGGCCCAGAGCTCGGCGCTGGGGAGGCCCTGTGCTGAGCTTgccatggtgctgctgctggctctgagtcacctgccaggggagcagggagtctgtgggatggcagcagggctgggtgcctCCACATCTCCCTGTGTGCTGCCTGCTGCCATCCCATGCATTCCCTGAGAACAGCCATGGGCTGTTGGGTGAGGAAGACACACACAACCCTCAGGCTTCCCCTGCTGACTTAAGATCAGTTTGTTAATTACTGTGCTTTGATAATGTCTAATACTCTCCCATCACCACCCCTCCCTGagctccccctgcccagctcagcagtgcctgaTGTTTAATTTCAAGGGCAGTGAAGTGCTCATACCCACCGATCTCAATTTTAACACACGCTGTGATGCCCAGCACACTTAAACCTCTTGACTGCTTTCCCTTGGCAAAATCCCAGCAAGTCAGAGTCCTGCCCAAACCCTGGCTGAAGCATCTTGTGGAGCTGAGAGGCCCTGAGAGGCAGCAGATCTGCCTCTGCTTGTTTCCATGGCCTGGGTGATGCCCAGgcctgcaggagctctctggcCCAGTTGATGCCACtgctgctcttggggaaggagtaatagcccagctgctgccttggCAGAAAACAATGCATCTTTTTACTCATTAACCCCGCAAGGATGGGTGAAGGTCCGTGAGCAGGTTATTAAGCAACCCCACATGGTTTCCTTGTGCCAAGCTGCCAAAGTCCATTCACGCCGCCCTTGCTGGGCAGGGATGCTCAGCCATGCTCTGGCCCTGAGCAGGATGCAGGTCCTGCATGTccccccagcacagggtgctgCAGCACTCTCACTCACTGACTCTGACTCAGGGGGGACAGAGCTGCCATTCCCAGTCAGGATAAGACCCCCCCCAACCATGGTGGACACCTGGCACCTCACCTGGAGGACTCCAGCCCTGAAGCTCTATCTCCACCTAGTTCTGCAGCCCCTGTATCCCGACTCCATCACCTCCCACATCCCAAGTGCttgtcccggtccctgtcctggtccctgtcccggcCCCTGTCCCAGTCCCGGTCCTGGTCCCAGTCCCTGTTCCGGTCCCGGTCCCTATTCCGGTCCCTGTCCCAGTTCCTATCCCGGTTCCTGTCCTGTTCCTTATCTCGGTCCCTATCCCGGTTCCTGTCCCGGTTCCTGTCCCGTTCCCtatcccggtccctgtcccgttccctaTCCCGGTTCCTGTCCCggtccctatccctgtccctatcccggtccctgttcctgtccctatcCCGGTCCCTATCCCTACCCCTATCCCGttccctatccctgtccctgtcccggttcctgtccctatcccggtcccggtccctaTCCCGGTCCCTACCCCTATCCCGGTTCCTGTCCCTATCCCGgtcccgttccctgtcccggtccctaCCCCTATCCCGTTCCCTATCCcggttcctgtccctgtcccgttccctaTCCCGGTTTTTGTCCCGGTCCCTCTCGCTCCTTACCCGCTCCCGATTCCGCTACCGCGCGGGAGCCCGCGCGCTACCATagcccggccgggccccgccccctccgcgCCGCAACCAATCagcgccgcgctccgccccgGCTCCGGCGGCGGGCAATACGCTCGGGAAGCGCCTGGGCCAATCAGCGCCGCGCTCTGCCCCCTCCCCGCCTCCCATTGGcccgcgccggggcggggctggCGGCGCGGCCCGCACGTGGCGCCCGGAGCGCGGGTGACCTTGGCCGGGCCGGgagggccgcggccgccgctgtCAGCGCGCCGCCGTCACTCTTCTGCTGCCACCCTCCTCTGCCGTCACCCCTCTGCCGTCACTCTTCTGCTGCCACCCTCCTCTGCCGTCACCCCTCTGCCGTCACTCTTCTGCTGCCACCCTCCTCTGCCGTCACCCCTCTGCCGTCACTCTTCTGCTGCCACCCTCCTCTGCCGTCACCCCTCTGCCGTCACTCTTCTGCTGCCACCCTCCTCTGCCGTCACCCCTCTGCCGTCATTCTTCTGCTGCCACCCCTCCTCTGCCGTCACCCCTGTGCCGTCACCCCGCCGCTGCCACCCCGCCGCTGTCACCCCTCCTCTGCCGTCACCCCTCTATTGTCACCCCTCCTCTGCCGTCACCCCTCTATTGTCACCCCTCTGTCGTCACCCCTTGCTGCCACCCCTCCTC
Protein-coding sequences here:
- the SHMT1 gene encoding serine hydroxymethyltransferase, cytosolic encodes the protein MASSAQGLPSAELWASHNKMVMEPLDTNDPEVHSIIKKEKQRQRMGLELIASENFASRAVLEALGSCMNNKYSEGYAGQRYYGGTEFVDQLERLCQKRALQAYQLDPQKWGVNVQPYSGSPANFAVYTALVEPHGRIMGLDLPDGGHLTHGFMTDKKKISATSLFFESMPYKVNPKTGYIDYDKLEENARLFHPKLIIAGVSCYSRNLDYARMRKIADDNGAYLMADMAHISGLVAAGVVPSPFDHCDIVSTTTHKTLRGCRAGMIFYRKGTRSVDPKTGKETLYNLESLINQAVFPGLQGGPHNHAIAGIAVALHQAMTPEFKAYQQQVVANCKALSSALMEMGYDIVTGGSDNHLILVDLRSKGTDGGRAERVLELCSIACNKNTCPGDVSALRPSGLRFGTPALTSRGFRQDDFRKVARYIHRGIELALRVQKDMSPKATLKEFKDKLEDPKYREELKALKEEVEAFAGTFPLPGLPVL